In the genome of Massilia sp. UMI-21, the window CTGGCGTAGCTGCGGTCGCGCCCATCGAAGGTCGGCACGCGCTGCCAGCCGCCGGTGGCATTGATGCGCTCGCTGATGCCCCATTCGAACTGCGCCAGCGCCCGCTCCCGCCCGAGCAGGTCGCGGTGCGCGCCGACGTCGTAGTACAAGGCTCCGGGCGGCACCGCCGACCCCTCCAGCAGGAAGCTCTGGCGCTCCACCCGCAACTGGCCCAGCGGCCCGTGGAACACCAGCCGGAATTCGTTGGGGCCGTAGGCCAGCGGCTGGTCCTCGAAGCTGTACTTGCCGTCCGGGCGCGACTGCTGGAAGCCGACCAGCGCGTCGTTGTAGAACAGTTCGACGTCCCAGCCCGGCGGCAGCGGACCCTGCAGCGTGTGGCGGTCGAAGCTGGTCGGCTGGTCGAGCGGACGGTTGCTGACCAGCACGCCATTGCCGGTCGGGCTGCTGAACGCAATATTGGGCACACCCGGCAGCGGCACGCTGCCGAGCAGCGCGGTACGCGCCTGCAAGGGGCCCAGCAGGCCGGCGTCCGGGTCGTTGCGCCCGAGCGTCAGGCGCATGCCGCGCGCAGGGTCCTGCCGGTGCCCGCTGCCGTAACTGGCATACAGGGCCGCTTCCATGCCGAGCAGGTCGGTCGTCAGGTAGCCGGCGTAGTTGGCTTCGGCCTGCCTGCGACCGTGGAGCTTGCTCGTCGCCAGCCCGAGGGTCTGGTCGATGAAGGGGACGTCGGCCAGCCGGTAGGGCGTGGCCAGGCGCGGGTAGCCGGGGTCCTGGTAACCGCCCGGCATGCCCGGAAGGCTGCCGCGCTCGCGCCGGGCCAGCCTGGCCTGCAGCGGCAGGGTCTCGCGCGGCTTGACCTTGAGGACCAGGTTGGGCATGTCGAGCTCGAAGTCCACCGGCAGCAGGCGGGCCAGCATCTTGCTCGCCACATAGATTTCATCGGCATGCAGCTTGAACTGCGAGCGGTCGAGCTCCTGCTGCCTGCCCGCGACCTCGAGCAGCCGCCCCGGCACGTCGAGGCTGAAGGCGCGGTCTTCGCTCAGGATGTAGCCGCTGGCCCTGCCCTCGCCCGGCGTCACGCGGATGGCCAGGGTCAGCAGGCGCGCCATGTCGCCGAGCGGCAGGTACACGTCGCGCCCGATTTCGTAGCCGTTGATGGCTTCGCTCAGGATCTGGTTGCCGAGCCGGACTTCGAGCAGGACCAGGTTGTCTTCGGATACCGGCATGGGCGCGGCCACCGCCTCTGGCGCCAAGGCCGGCAGCAACATCAAGCCAACAAGGAAAAAGCCCGTTCGAAACTTAAATACCTGCATGTGCGGTCAAGCCTGTGCCGCCGGCAAACGCCGGTAAGCGATAGCAACTTATTATTGCTTAGAAATATATCTTAGGGCAAATTCAGGCTTGCCTGGGCCAGCAGCCTGCCACCCGCCTCCGGGCGGTCGCGATAGACCACGTCGAGCGTGCCGTCGACCAGCGACATGCCCTTGGGGAGTTGCAGCGGCAGCGCCGCCTGGCGCACGCGATTGGGGGTATAGACGGCGATGCCGCCCACTTGCGCCAGCACCGAGGGCTTGCCGCCGCGCGGGGTGAAGCTGACGCTGACATCGCCGTACGCCGAACTGGCGCCCTCGCGCTCGAAGCGCAGGGCCAGCACCGGATTCTTGGCGGCATCCTTCTGCAGGGCGAGCCCGGCCAGCTTGACCGTCGCGCCGATGTTTCCATGACGCACGATCACCGGCATCGAGGCGCCGACCAGCGCGTTCAACATGACGCCGATCTGGCCGTTCTGGGCGCCGCGGCTTTCGATGCTGGTGCTGGCATCCAGCTCAGGCAGCTTGTCGAACAGCAGGTGCGAGCGGTATTCGCCGTCCGCCAGGTCGGCCGGCTTGCGCAACATGATGCGCACCGTCTGCGCCGTGCCCGGCTGCAGCGTGACCTGGCGCGGCGAATAGCGCAGCATGGCATCGGCGAAACGCTCGCCTTCGCCCGGGGTATCGGCCGGCTCGAACTGGCCGGCATCGTTCATGCGGCGGTTGACCAGCGAAATGCGGTAGCTGGCCGGTTTCGTGCCGTTGTTGATCAGTTCGACCTGGGCGGCGCGCTGGTTCTTCTCGAACACGATGCGGGTCGGGTGCAGCATCAATTCGGCCCGGGCGGGCCAGGACAGGGCCAACAATAGTGCCAGCAAGGGCGCGGCCCGCAGGATGCCCAGCGCCAACTGGAGGCGGCGCGAGCCGATGCGTACGAACTGCGGGGCGAAGGTCGGGGAAAACATGGTGAGGAAACCTACTGAAAATTGACGGTCAAGGGAAACGAACCGGAATACACCCCGGCAGGCTGGTTCGGCGCCACGCTCAGGGTCGCGCCGATCGACAGGGTGGTGCCGCCGGCCGGCACCGTCAGGAGGCTCGTGGGGCTGTTGACGAAGCTGCTCACGGCCATGCTGCTGGCGCCGCTGCTCAGCCGGATGTTCCCGTTCGGAGGCAGGGAGATGATGACGGCCTTGTTGCTGCCGCCATTGCTGCTGCGTGCCAAGGTGAAGGCGGCCTGCCCCGCCGCCGGGGAATTGAGCAGCACGACGCCGCCGCTGCGGGAACGCACGCCGGCCGGGCTCACGGTGATCGTGCCGCCGGTGCCGGCGACGAAGCGTCCGAAGTCGAGCGTGCGCGTGTTGTTGAGCACGAGCTGCTGGGCATGGACCCCGGTCATCGCGGACAGCGCCGCCAGCGCCGCCAGCACGGTCGTGCCGGCGGGCCGGAGGAAACGGTAGCGGCGCAACATGATCGGGGTCAGGCTGGGCCGCTGGCCCTGCTTAGTTGTACTCGACGGTGGCGGTGACCGAGCCGGTATAGGTACCGGCCGGCTGGCTGGCGCCGACCGTCAGGATGCCGCCGACAAAGATCGACTGGGCGCCGGCGCTCAGGGTGCCGGACGACACGTTGCCGCTGGTGCTCGCGCTGGCGCTCAGGTCGCTGATGCTGGTGAAGGCCATGGAGTTGGAGCCGTCGCTCAGGCTGGCGTCGCCACCGAGCACGATCGAGTACGTCAGGCTGCCCGAGCCGGAAACGTCGAAACGGGCCGCGCTGGCGGTACCGCCCGCGGCGGTCACGCCACCGCTGACACTACGGGTGCCGCCCGGGGTGACGGTGACGGTGCCGCCCGCTGCGCTCGATGCGAAGCTGCCGAACGACAGGTCGGCGCCCTTGGTGATCGAGATCGGGGTGACCACGGTACTGGTCGAGGTGGCGGTGGCGTTGGCGGCGAGCGCGCTGCCGGCGGCAGTGCCCATTGCCAGGGCGAGTGCGGCCAGGGTCAGCTGGCCTGGAGTAAAGCGGTGCTTGGTCATACTGGTCTTCCTTCAGTGTGTGACGACAGTGGCATCCTGCAAGATTGGATGATTCATTATCACGACACCCACCACAGCAATATCAAGCTATAAACACTTTGCGCTGTTGTGCAGTATCGTTTTGCTATGTTGCAACAAAATAATAATGCCTTTTTGCGTCAAATCAGTGTTTCTGCAAGACAACTGTAAATTTTTCTCTGTTAATTTCATCAATAATTGTCAAATCACTACTTGTCGACCATGAGGCCCATGCCCTCATCACCCATAATTCTGTACACATAACCGGCGTTCATGGAAAATCGGGTTCATATCGCTTCCGTCATGTGTCGCCCTACGTAAACACGAGAAGCACAATTAAATATTTGTTCATGGAACAAATCGTTGTGCCCTTCCAACATTTACACGGGTCTCAAAAAACACGAAAGCCACCGCGCAGGGTGGCTTTCCGACAAAACGAGGCCCGGGCGGGCCGGAAGACCGGCTAGCCGCGCAGCGCGCGCGCCACGTGCAGGCAGTGCGCGACCTGCGCCGCAATCGGCGGCGGGACCGGCACTTCGCCGCGCAGGGCCGCTGCGATCCAGGCCGCCGTACTCGAGGCATCGCGCGCTGGCGGCACCTCGGCCAGCAGGTCGCCGGGCGCGTCGCGCTCCATCAGCACGCTGCGCTCGCCGCCGTGGAACCAGTCGATGCGCGGAGCGCGGTGCGGGTTGGCGACGGTTTCGCCTTCGGTGCCGCGCATCAGGAAGGCGTCGCCGCGCTCGGTCGGCGCGGCGGTGGTGAAGTACTCGCCCAGCGTTTCCAGGTATTCCGGGTGGGTATAGGACACCAGGCGCAGGGCCGGGCCCGCGAAGGGCTGCAGGATCTTCACCAGGGTATGGGTGGAGTTGCGCACCCCGAGGATGCGGCGCAGCGACAGCATGTGGGCCAGGCTCGGGGCCAGCACCTCGATGGGAATGAAGGCGGGACGGCGCTGTGCGAACGCGTCCTGGATGTCGGCGCTCGACCCGGCCTCGGCCAGTCCGAGTTCGGCCAGGATCTCGCCCGTCGTGATGCGGCCCGGGTCGTGGCGCACGCCGTGCACCAGGGTCGGGACGCCTTCGCGCGCCAGCAGCAGCGCCAGCAGGGGTGTCAGGTTGGCCAGCTTGCGCGCGCCGTTGTAGCTCGGGATCAGCACCGGCGCATACGCGCCCGGCGGCGCGGGCAGCGGCACGAACGCGCTCTCGGCCGCGTCCATGAAGCCGGCCAGCTCTTCCACGGATTCGCCCTTGATGCGCATCGCCAGCAAGATCGCACCCAGCTCGAGGTCGGAAACGCGCCCCTCCAGCATGGCGGCATACAGCGCCCGGGCATCCTGGCGCGACATGCTGCGCGCGCCTTTCACGCCGCGGCCGATTTCCTTGATGAAGGGGGCGGCGGCGAATCGTTCTGTGTTCTTGTCCGTTTTGTCCATGATGAAAGCATACAACGCCTGCACGCGTCCCGTGGCGCGCGCCGCGTTTTTCAGCACCAGTGTGCAAGTGCAGCATTTTCGGTCTACACTGGTTGTTCCCTCCAGACACCACAGCACCATGATCAACACGCCTGCCATTGAAAATACCAACGTCAGTTCGTTTGCGCAGATGCCGACGCCGAACGAACTCCACGCTTCGCTGCCCTTGAGCGACCGCGCTTTCGCCACCGTGATGCAAGGCCGCGAGACTCTGCGCAACATCCTGGACCGCAAGGACAAGCGCCTGTTCGTGGTCGTCGGGCCCTGCTCGATCCACGATCCGGAGGCCGGCCTGGACTATGCGCGCCGCCTCAAGGCGCTGCAGGCCGAAGTGGCCGACACCATGGTGCTGGTGATGCGCGTGTATTTCGAGAAGCCGCGCACCACCACCGGCTGGAAGGGCTATATCAACGACCCGTTCATGGACGATTCCTTCCGCGTCGAGGTCGGCATGGAGCGCGCGCGCCGCTTCCTGCTCGACGTGTGCGAACTGGGCCTGCCCACCGCCACCGAGGCGCTGGACCCGATCTCGCCCCAGTACTTGGGCGACCTGATCGCCTGGACCGCGATCGGCGCGCGCACCACCGAATCGCAGACCCACCGCGAGATGTCCTCGGGCCTGTCGACCCCGGTCGGTTTCAAGAACGGCACCGACGGCGACGTGTCCATCGCCATCAATGCGGTGCTGTCCTCGGCCAACCCGCACGCTTTTCTCGGCATCAACGGCCAGGGCACGGTCTCGATCGTGCGCACCAGCGGCAACGCCTACGGCCACGTGGTGCTGCGCGGCGGCGGCGGCCGTCCGAACTACGACTCGGTGTCGGTGGCGATCGCCGAAGGCGCGCTCAAGAAGGCCGGCCTGCCGGCCAACCTGGTGGTCGATTGCTCGCATGCCAACAGCTACAAGAAGCCGGACCTGCAGCCGCTGGTGATGTCGGACGTGATCCAGCAGATCCGGCACGGCAACCGCTCGCTGGTGGGCGTGATGATCGAATCGAACATCGTCAGCGGCGCCCAGGCGATTCCGGAAGACTTGTCGCAGCTGAAGTATGGGTGTTCGGTGACCGACGGCTGCATCGGCTGGGAAGAGACCGAGGCGATGCTGCGCAGCGCGCACCAGGAATTGCTGCAACGTCCCTAATGATTGTAGGGTGGTCGGCTCGCCGACCGCGCGTTTAACCGCCCCATGAACCGCCGCGCGTCAATTCATATGTGATTTGAACGCGCGGACGGCGGAGCCGTCCACCCTACGGTAAAATCCTGCATTTCCCTCCTGCTGTTTCCCCCATGATTGTTCTCGGCGTCGAATCCTCCTGCGATGAAACCGGCCTGGCTCTGTACGATACCGAGCGCGGCCTGCTGTCCCATGCCCTGCATTCGCAGGTGGCCATGCACGAAGAGTACGGCGGCGTGGTGCCGGAACTGGCTTCGCGCGACCACATCCGCCGCGCCCTGCCGCTGCTGGAAGAGGTGCTCAGGCGCGCCGCCATCCCGGCCTCCGACATCGACGCCATCGCCTACACCCAGGGCCCGGGCCTGGCCGGGGCGCTGCTGGTCGGCTCCTCGGTGGCCTGCTCGCTGGCGCTGGCGCTGGACAAGCCGGTGCTGGGCGTGCACCACCTGGAGGGCCACCTGCTCTCGCCCCTGCTGGCCAGCGAGCGCCCCGAGTTCCCCTTCATCGCCCTGCTGGTCTCGGGCGGCCACACCCAGCTGATGCGGGTGGACGGGGTCGGCCGCTACACCCTGCTGGGCGAGACCCTCGACGATGCCGCCGGCGAAGCCTTCGACAAGTCGGCCAAGCTGCTGGGCCTGGGCTATCCGGGCGGCCCGGCGATCTCGCGCCTGGCCGAGTTCGGCGACCCTGCCGCCTACACCCTGCCGCGTCCGATGCTGCACTCGAAGGATTTCAACTTCAGTTTCTCGGGCCTGAAGACCGCGGTGCTCACGGTGGTCAAGAACCATGAACAGAAGGTGGTGGCCAACATCTGCGAGCAGGACAAGGCCAACATCGCGCGCGGCTTCGTCGACGCGATCGTCGATGTCCTCACTGCCAAATGCGTGAACGCCCTGCGCCAGAGCGGCCTCAAGCGCCTGGTGATCGCCGGCGGGGTCGGCGCCAACCGCCAGCTACGCGCGTCGCTCGACGCGGCCGCCGCCCGGCGCGGGTTCAAGGTCTATTATCCGGAGCTGGAGTTCTGCACCGACAACGGCGCCATGATCGCTTTCGCCGGCGCCCTGCGCCTCGAGCGCAACCCGGCTCTGGCGCAGCGCGACTATGCTTTCAATGTGCGCCCGCGCTGGCCGCTGGACGAACTGGAAGCCGCCTGACAAGGCTTTTTACACTTCGTTTCGACATTGAACTTGCAAGGCTGACATCGATCCTACGGTGTGACCGCCCCTTGCCAAACGGTGGCAATATCCGACGGTTAAGTTTTACGGAGGGTATGCGATGCGCGTTGTAAGTTGGAACATTCGTTGGGGTTGTGGCAAGGACGGCAGGATCCGCATTCATGCGATCATCGACGTCCTGCGCCGCCTCAATCCGGATGTCGTGTGCCTGCAGGAAGTCGCGGCCAATCACCCTGAACTGGACGGCGGCGCCACCGCCAACCAGTTCAAGCAACTGGGCGGCGCCTTCGGCGGTTACCACATGATGGAGCATGCCCCGAGTGAACTCTACAAGAACAACTCGCCCCGCCTGTTCGGCAACCTGATCCTCTCGAAGTACCGCATCTCGCAAGTCCACCGCCATCTGCTGCCCTGGCCGGCCGACCCCGAGCATCCGCCCGGCATGCCGCGTGGCCTGATGGAAACCGTGATCGACGCGCCCAGCGGCAAGCTGCGCCTGATGACCACCCACCTCGAATACTATTCGCCGCTGCAGCGCATGGCGCAGGTGCGGCGCATCCGCGAACTGCACCAGGAGGCGAGCGCCAGGTCGCGCATCTTCCAGCCCGACCCGAGCCTGGACGCGCCCTACCAGCTGGGCTTCCGTCCGGCATCGAGCATCCTGTGCGGCGATTTCAATTTTGCGCCGGACGCGGCCGACTACCAGGCCCTGCTGGCCCCGATGGACGACGGCGCCCCCGCTTTCCTGGACGCCTGGCGCGTCGCGCACGGCAGTGTGGCGCGCGCACCGACCACCGGCCTGCACGGCTACCCGTGGCCGGACAAGCCGGAATGCTATGACTTTTTCTTCCTGACCGACGACCTGGCCCCGCGCGTGGCGAACGTGGAGGTGCAGTCCGAGACGGCCGCCTCGGACCACCAGCCGATCGTGCTCGACTTGCGCTGAACCGGACTGCGCTTTACTGCCGGGGCGCGGCGTCGTCGCGCGCCGCGATCTCGCGCAGCGCCTGTTCGAACACGTCCGGCGGCTGGCCGCCCGAGATCAGGTGGCGCTGGTTGATGATGATGGCCGGCACCGAATGAATGCCGGCGCGCTGGAAGAACTGCTCGCGCTCGCGCACCTCGTCGGCGTACTCGTCGGACGCCAGGATGCGCTGGGCACGCTCGCGGTCCAGGCCGACGCGCTCCACCGCGCGCAGCAGCGCCTGGTGGTTGCTCGGGTCT includes:
- a CDS encoding endonuclease/exonuclease/phosphatase family protein — protein: MRVVSWNIRWGCGKDGRIRIHAIIDVLRRLNPDVVCLQEVAANHPELDGGATANQFKQLGGAFGGYHMMEHAPSELYKNNSPRLFGNLILSKYRISQVHRHLLPWPADPEHPPGMPRGLMETVIDAPSGKLRLMTTHLEYYSPLQRMAQVRRIRELHQEASARSRIFQPDPSLDAPYQLGFRPASSILCGDFNFAPDAADYQALLAPMDDGAPAFLDAWRVAHGSVARAPTTGLHGYPWPDKPECYDFFFLTDDLAPRVANVEVQSETAASDHQPIVLDLR
- a CDS encoding 3-deoxy-7-phosphoheptulonate synthase, coding for MNTPAIENTNVSSFAQMPTPNELHASLPLSDRAFATVMQGRETLRNILDRKDKRLFVVVGPCSIHDPEAGLDYARRLKALQAEVADTMVLVMRVYFEKPRTTTGWKGYINDPFMDDSFRVEVGMERARRFLLDVCELGLPTATEALDPISPQYLGDLIAWTAIGARTTESQTHREMSSGLSTPVGFKNGTDGDVSIAINAVLSSANPHAFLGINGQGTVSIVRTSGNAYGHVVLRGGGGRPNYDSVSVAIAEGALKKAGLPANLVVDCSHANSYKKPDLQPLVMSDVIQQIRHGNRSLVGVMIESNIVSGAQAIPEDLSQLKYGCSVTDGCIGWEETEAMLRSAHQELLQRP
- a CDS encoding DUF4402 domain-containing protein, with protein sequence MTKHRFTPGQLTLAALALAMGTAAGSALAANATATSTSTVVTPISITKGADLSFGSFASSAAGGTVTVTPGGTRSVSGGVTAAGGTASAARFDVSGSGSLTYSIVLGGDASLSDGSNSMAFTSISDLSASASTSGNVSSGTLSAGAQSIFVGGILTVGASQPAGTYTGSVTATVEYN
- a CDS encoding DUF4402 domain-containing protein; this encodes MLRRYRFLRPAGTTVLAALAALSAMTGVHAQQLVLNNTRTLDFGRFVAGTGGTITVSPAGVRSRSGGVVLLNSPAAGQAAFTLARSSNGGSNKAVIISLPPNGNIRLSSGASSMAVSSFVNSPTSLLTVPAGGTTLSIGATLSVAPNQPAGVYSGSFPLTVNFQ
- the tsaD gene encoding tRNA (adenosine(37)-N6)-threonylcarbamoyltransferase complex transferase subunit TsaD translates to MIVLGVESSCDETGLALYDTERGLLSHALHSQVAMHEEYGGVVPELASRDHIRRALPLLEEVLRRAAIPASDIDAIAYTQGPGLAGALLVGSSVACSLALALDKPVLGVHHLEGHLLSPLLASERPEFPFIALLVSGGHTQLMRVDGVGRYTLLGETLDDAAGEAFDKSAKLLGLGYPGGPAISRLAEFGDPAAYTLPRPMLHSKDFNFSFSGLKTAVLTVVKNHEQKVVANICEQDKANIARGFVDAIVDVLTAKCVNALRQSGLKRLVIAGGVGANRQLRASLDAAAARRGFKVYYPELEFCTDNGAMIAFAGALRLERNPALAQRDYAFNVRPRWPLDELEAA
- a CDS encoding molecular chaperone; amino-acid sequence: MFSPTFAPQFVRIGSRRLQLALGILRAAPLLALLLALSWPARAELMLHPTRIVFEKNQRAAQVELINNGTKPASYRISLVNRRMNDAGQFEPADTPGEGERFADAMLRYSPRQVTLQPGTAQTVRIMLRKPADLADGEYRSHLLFDKLPELDASTSIESRGAQNGQIGVMLNALVGASMPVIVRHGNIGATVKLAGLALQKDAAKNPVLALRFEREGASSAYGDVSVSFTPRGGKPSVLAQVGGIAVYTPNRVRQAALPLQLPKGMSLVDGTLDVVYRDRPEAGGRLLAQASLNLP
- the ybiB gene encoding DNA-binding protein YbiB: MDKTDKNTERFAAAPFIKEIGRGVKGARSMSRQDARALYAAMLEGRVSDLELGAILLAMRIKGESVEELAGFMDAAESAFVPLPAPPGAYAPVLIPSYNGARKLANLTPLLALLLAREGVPTLVHGVRHDPGRITTGEILAELGLAEAGSSADIQDAFAQRRPAFIPIEVLAPSLAHMLSLRRILGVRNSTHTLVKILQPFAGPALRLVSYTHPEYLETLGEYFTTAAPTERGDAFLMRGTEGETVANPHRAPRIDWFHGGERSVLMERDAPGDLLAEVPPARDASSTAAWIAAALRGEVPVPPPIAAQVAHCLHVARALRG